The Hemibagrus wyckioides isolate EC202008001 linkage group LG15, SWU_Hwy_1.0, whole genome shotgun sequence genome window below encodes:
- the tbpl1 gene encoding TATA box-binding protein-like 1 encodes MEPSNDVALDIIITNVVSVFRTRCHLNLRTIGLEGNNVIYRPEVGKVLMKLRKPRITASIWSSGKIICTGATSEDEAKLGARRLARCLQKIGFKVRFSDFKIVNVLAVCSMPFQIRLIEFTKNNRPIASYEPEIHPAASYRIKTLRSTVQVFSTGSITVTGPNVQSVASAVEQIYPLLFECQKKLA; translated from the exons ATGGAACCGAGTAACGATGTGGCGCTGGATATTATCATCACAAACGTGGTTTCTGTCTTCAGGACCAGGTGTCATTTAAACCTGCGCACTATCGGCCTGGAAGGGAACAACGTCATCTACAGACCGGAAGTCGGG AAAGTGCTGATGAAGCTCCGCAAACCTCGCATCACTGCCTCCATATGGTCATCAGGGAAAATCATTTGCACTGGAGCAACAAG TGAGGACGAGGCTAAACTGGGTGCCAGGCGGTTAGCTCGCTGCCTCCAGAAGATAGGATTCAAG GTCAGGTTTTCAGATTTTAAGATAGTAAACGTCCTGGCAGTGTGCTCCATGCCTTTTCAGATCCGTCTTATCGAGTTCACCAAGAACAACCGTCCCATAGCCAG CTATGAGCCTGAGATTCACCCAGCTGCTTCATACAGAATTAAAACCCTTAGGAGCACAGTGCAGGTGTTCTCCACGGGCAGCATCACAGTTACag GACCAAATGTTCAGAGTGTTGCCTCAGCTGTGGAACAGATATATCCTCTATTGTTCGAGTGTCAGAAAAAACTGgcgtaa